The Pyrus communis chromosome 8, drPyrComm1.1, whole genome shotgun sequence region GCTCAATCCTTCTCTTTGATAAGCCATTTCCAAATTTGCATTTCCGAAACATTATTCTAGTTTCAGTGCACAAGGGAAGATGCTACATTTGATCATCATAGTAAACTGATTTGAAAAAACACACTACCTtatctaacaaaaaaaatgtaccaATGGACGATACAACTGATTGACTGAAAAAGCACATCCAAGTATAACAGATTGGGTTAAATTCCCTAAAAAAAGAGGAAATACGTATCAAGTTGCTTGAACTTCAGCTGCTGGAGCACTTTCTGTAGGATTAGTCGTACTTGGAACAATTTCAGTCTTTGAGTTGGGAATGTATCTCCAACCACACTTGTGGACTCCACTTATTTTCTTGGGGGCATCTGCAGCTGGCAAGCCTGCAACAAATTCAACTACATTAATTTTCATATAAAAGAGTAACATAAAATCTACAAAACTAACCCATAAAATAATCAACTATTATTAGCTTAGTAGTCCTGACTCACAAGACTCACAACTACAGGTCTAACGCAGAACTCTAAAGAATTAGTACTAAATACATAAATGACAAACAAATAGAGGATCGAGACTCTGTAACAAAAAGGAACCTCATATTCATATACGCAGGTTGTACAGATGCATTATGTTTGTATATGCAAGCGCATAGTGGAGGTGTAAAGAGAGTCAATATCCCGAATCCCGTACACAGTTCTCACTTACTAATTATAACTCAAATTAGGCTGCATGTTCAGTCGCAAAGAAAAATACTGTGACCAGGGAAGCGCTCTGGATACAAACTAAATAACACAAATAACTACCAACCATTCAGGGTGTTCCATTTTCAAATGAATGAAGACGATCATTCTTCTCAGAATGCACCCAAAATCATGGAAACAGAATAAAAGGTTACATGTTTTGGATCACCGTGATACATAACAACGATATGAACAACTTGTGAGAACACCAATATCGATCAGATCAGTAAACCCATTTAAGTAAATCCAGGTACAAATGAAACTCAATTGAACCGAGAACACGaaaaagttcaaattccatgaaatGTAAAGCTGAACACTGACCTTCCTTATGAACGATTCCCCATGCCTTGCCATGTCTACCATcctgaaaaattaaaatccacataaaccctaaaccattaAACCCCTGACACAATGataacaacaaacaataaaaaggaAATATGAATTAACATTCCCTCATTTTGTACTAGCAATCAAATCAAATGTAAAAGTTTAGGGTAAAAGAAATCCCAACTTTGTAATCATTTCCCACATTTTCCCAGTAACCAAACAGAGCAAAAACCGCAACAAAATCTGGAAAAAATTGATAGCAATCAATACCTTGTAAAGATTGATTTTGGTAATCTGGTAAGAGACGCCGACCCAGTGGGTCTTAGCCATTTGGTACCCCAATCCCCAGCTGGGAAGAAACTGGGCCACCTCGAacaggttcttcttcttcttccgcttGGGTTTCTTTGAAGCCGAAGAAGGAGAAGCGGCGGCGGAAGTTGGGTTTTGGGAAGCAGTGCTAAAGCTTCTGAGGAAGCTCGATGTGAGCCTCCAGAGGCCTCCGGTTCGATCCGTTAATGCTCTGTTTGCAAGACCGCTCGCCATTTTCCGGTTCGGCTTTCTCACTCTCTCCGTTCTCGGCTTCTTTCGGGTAAATTGTGTTTTGCTGGGGAGGCGGAACTCGTTTGAGAGGCTTCCGGTTATCACGGAATGACCTCGCGAGTTTTCTTGAATTGTTAAAATACCCCTATTTCCTtaggtgagttttttttttttgttgggtgcATTGATATTTTTGCATTGAGGGGAGGAGGAGCTAGGCTAAGCTATACAATGGGtagcttaatttggtatcgaattcgtcatccatgagattcgaagctaagacctcttacttccaagtgaagaggaatatcatcatATAGTAGTATTCTTGTAGGAGATATCCCACATTAATGGCAGATTAATTTCTTTGTTAGCTGAGTTTAGTAGTGTGAGCTTGTAAACGAATGGAGCATTAAAACGGATATTCGCTTGAGGGAAGTTAAAACGGGTGGTAAAGGTGTTGCAATCTATTCACAGAGTTGTGCGAAGTTGTATTAAGCACATCCTATACTACTCAGTTTAGTAGAGCACCCCACCCTTAATCCTTTCCCCATGCAGTTCAAGTTCACATAAGGTGGCAACATACTTTTGGCATCTAGGTCAAATGATAGCCCCAAAACAGAGCTGGTGATCCTATATAATGTATCCTTGGGAATTCAAACTAGGATTGGGGTCCAAACATTTGTTGACTTTCCTCTTGAACAAACCCTTCAAATTTAGGGatttttgagaaaaatgtacgatattcattgataaCAAAGATAATACGTACCCAAtcgaatttataaatttttcgaTACGGTCTAATAACCATTTAAATGTAAGACCCCCATTTAACATtgcaataaaattattatttcttaCATGCGATGAGTGTAAGCCCCAGTTTGGGGTTGAGGTGCTTTTTAAAAAAGCTACcatgaaaaaaagctggtaagaattttggtgtttggtaaacatcccAAAACAGCttaatttcaaagtttcacatgaaaaaaagccaaaaagtggAAGCTGCATTTTGCAGCTTCCAGAAGCCGCTTATTTTTTCCAAAACGCGGAGCTACAGTACccattaatgaattttttcaatttaccaaaactgccccctcctttctcctttctccttctccCGATCCTACACTCtgcactctctctttctctatcacAAAAAACCCTCTTCCCTCCCGCCGCTgcacctcttcctcctcctctttttcGTTTCTCTCCGCACAACCGCCGTCCGCCGTCGCTGCACCTCTTTCTCCAACGCCACACCACAGCTTTAAGCCTAAGCACTTCTGTGCCCTCTCCTAGAAAGTCCTCGAGCCCTCAAttccaaaataaatacaaagtttTAGCTCGCTCCAATTACCCGCAGCTCCAGCACCCGCTCCATGCCGTTTTCTTTGaggcaaaacaaaataaatacaaagtttcaaactttaaaaaataagaaggaGGCCAGAGTAATTTGAGGTGGATCGGAAGAAAAAAGGAAGATGGGAGAAGACAGAGGTACAGAGAAAAGAGAGGTAAACAGTGGGCGGAGAAAAAGAGAGGTTTAGATAGAGAGAAGATGtcgaacaaagaaaaaaaagttgaaagaaGATGATtctagaaagaagaaaaaaggtaaaatattagtatttgattaaatttaataataaaatttgatgaaTGTATCTAATTAGACTTTtaagtacattaacaatattgtactaatgaattctAACTATTCagtctaaaatatttcaattgaagtagtttgtcatactaattaatatttaagataaagtttataaatatgtttgttttacaaataaagtatatttagtaattcacctttattggttaagaaaattaaattaatggcacatctagtattataccctttttggtcattttacacagtcacagctgttttacataaaagtttaccaaacactatcatactgcttttttttccaaaagcactttcacaaaaaagtttaccaaacactctgctggctttttttcacagccgctttttttcacagcacaacagaagcagctttttttcaaagcacagcaataccaaa contains the following coding sequences:
- the LOC137743616 gene encoding uncharacterized protein yields the protein MASGLANRALTDRTGGLWRLTSSFLRSFSTASQNPTSAAASPSSASKKPKRKKKKNLFEVAQFLPSWGLGYQMAKTHWVGVSYQITKINLYKDGRHGKAWGIVHKEGLPAADAPKKISGVHKCGWRYIPNSKTEIVPSTTNPTESAPAAEVQAT